The Streptomyces camelliae genome window below encodes:
- a CDS encoding DUF309 domain-containing protein, with protein sequence MTNAGASDARDRDTDGRARNARPRDGLGRPLPYGAEGVPRQPEGVVRTPDRTVAEAQALLAAGKPFHAHEVFEDAWKSGPRAERALWRGLAQLAVGLTHAARGNVVGGARLLRRGAGAVETWEQERGEDRPYGLDLAGLARWARELAERVERGAGPVDPVAEAPRLGWEEIR encoded by the coding sequence ATGACGAACGCGGGCGCATCGGACGCCAGGGACCGCGACACCGACGGACGGGCGCGCAACGCACGGCCCCGGGACGGGCTCGGCCGGCCGCTGCCCTACGGCGCCGAGGGCGTCCCCCGCCAGCCGGAGGGGGTCGTACGGACGCCTGACCGGACGGTGGCCGAGGCGCAGGCGCTGCTGGCGGCGGGCAAGCCGTTCCACGCGCACGAGGTGTTCGAGGACGCCTGGAAATCGGGGCCGCGCGCCGAGCGGGCGCTGTGGCGGGGCCTGGCCCAGCTGGCGGTCGGGCTGACCCACGCGGCCCGGGGCAACGTCGTCGGCGGGGCGCGCCTGCTGCGGCGGGGCGCGGGGGCGGTCGAGACGTGGGAGCAGGAGCGGGGCGAGGACCGGCCGTACGGGCTGGATCTGGCCGGGCTCGCCCGGTGGGCGCGGGAGCTGGCGGAGCGGGTGGAGCGGGGGGCCGGGCCGGTGGATCCGGTGGCCGAGGCGCCTCGGCTCGGGTGGGAGGAGATCCGCTGA
- the cobF gene encoding precorrin-6A synthase (deacetylating) yields MRKIHVIGIGAGDPDQLTLQAVKALRSTDVFFLLDKGEVKSDLTGLRRDMLDAHLPEGSYRVVAARDPERDRAAGGAAYSPAVEDWRSARAGIYERLIAEELGEDGTGAFLVWGDPALYDSTLGILQEVLERGAVVFEYDVIPGISSVSALVARHRTGLNRVARPVQITTGRRLAEGFPQGVDDVVVMLDAHQTFRQFAGEDIDIYWGAYIGTPDELLVSGPLAEAGPEIERVRAEARERKGWIMDTYLLRRNPEDA; encoded by the coding sequence GTGCGAAAGATTCATGTCATCGGTATCGGCGCGGGCGACCCCGACCAGCTGACCCTGCAGGCCGTCAAGGCGCTGCGGAGCACGGACGTGTTCTTCCTGCTCGACAAGGGCGAGGTGAAGAGCGATCTCACGGGGCTCCGCCGGGACATGCTCGACGCGCATCTGCCCGAGGGGTCGTACCGGGTGGTGGCGGCCCGTGACCCGGAGCGAGACCGCGCGGCGGGCGGGGCGGCGTACTCACCGGCCGTGGAGGACTGGCGCAGCGCCCGCGCCGGGATCTACGAGCGGCTGATCGCCGAGGAGCTGGGCGAGGACGGCACCGGCGCCTTCCTGGTGTGGGGCGATCCCGCGCTCTACGACAGCACGCTCGGGATCCTCCAGGAGGTGCTGGAGCGGGGCGCGGTCGTCTTCGAGTACGACGTCATACCCGGCATCAGCAGTGTCTCCGCGCTGGTGGCCCGGCATCGCACGGGGCTGAACCGGGTGGCGCGCCCGGTGCAGATCACCACCGGCCGGCGGCTCGCCGAGGGCTTCCCGCAGGGGGTGGACGACGTGGTGGTGATGCTGGACGCCCACCAGACCTTCCGGCAGTTCGCCGGCGAGGACATCGACATCTACTGGGGCGCCTACATCGGTACCCCGGACGAACTCCTCGTCTCCGGACCGCTCGCCGAGGCCGGCCCCGAGATCGAGCGGGTGCGGGCCGAGGCGCGCGAGCGCAAGGGCTGGATCATGGACACGTATCTGCTGCGCAGAAACCCCGAAGACGCGTAG
- a CDS encoding cobalt-precorrin-6A reductase, whose amino-acid sequence MPAHVLILGGTTEARRLAAVLAARPGVRVTTSLAGRVARPGAVAGEVRTGGFGGADGLADWLRAHHVDALVDATHPFAEAITANAARAAAATGVPAVVLRRPGWRPGPGDRWYDVPSLAGAAEALPALGRRVFLSTGRLGLAAFAHLRDLHFVVRSVEPPEPPMPPDTELVLARGPFTVAEETELLRTHRIDVLVTKDSGGEATAAKLTAARELGLPVVVVRRPPLPPGVTAVPDVADVLERLGLSPA is encoded by the coding sequence ATGCCCGCGCACGTCCTGATCCTCGGCGGCACCACCGAGGCCCGCCGCCTCGCCGCCGTCCTGGCCGCCCGCCCCGGCGTCCGGGTCACCACCTCCCTGGCCGGCCGGGTCGCCCGTCCGGGAGCGGTGGCCGGCGAGGTGCGGACCGGAGGCTTCGGCGGCGCGGACGGCCTCGCCGACTGGCTGCGCGCCCACCACGTGGACGCCCTTGTCGACGCCACCCACCCCTTCGCCGAGGCGATCACGGCCAACGCGGCCCGCGCGGCGGCGGCCACCGGGGTACCGGCGGTGGTGCTGCGACGCCCCGGCTGGCGGCCCGGCCCCGGCGACCGCTGGTACGACGTCCCGTCCCTGGCCGGCGCCGCCGAGGCACTGCCCGCTCTCGGCCGCCGGGTGTTCCTCAGCACCGGACGCCTGGGCCTCGCGGCCTTCGCCCACCTGAGAGACCTGCACTTCGTCGTCCGCTCGGTGGAACCGCCCGAGCCGCCCATGCCGCCGGACACCGAACTGGTCCTCGCGCGCGGCCCGTTCACAGTCGCCGAGGAGACGGAGCTGCTGCGCACCCACCGCATCGACGTGCTGGTGACCAAGGACAGCGGCGGAGAGGCCACGGCCGCGAAACTGACCGCCGCGAGGGAACTCGGGCTGCCCGTCGTCGTCGTACGCCGGCCTCCGCTGCCGCCGGGGGTGACGGCGGTGCCGGACGTGGCGGACGTCCTGGAGAGGCTGGGCCTCAGCCCGGCGTGA
- a CDS encoding HAD-IIA family hydrolase, producing the protein MESVRAVLIDIDGVLTVSWKPLPGAVEALRAVRDAGLGVVLVTNTTSRSRASIAAALVDAGFPVGAEDILTAPSATAAHLAGARVALLNSGDIGEDLTGITLVGDGDDEVPDVVLLGGAGPEFGYEALNRAFGRLQRGARLVALHRNLYWRTDEGLQLDAGAFLAGLEAAAGVEAEVTGKPSRAFFEAALGRLGAGAEQALMIGDDVEHDVLAAQRLGITGVLVRTGKFQQQTLERASGTPDHVLDSFADLPDLLGLAQ; encoded by the coding sequence ATGGAATCCGTGCGTGCCGTCCTGATCGACATCGACGGTGTCCTCACCGTCTCCTGGAAGCCGTTGCCGGGCGCGGTGGAGGCGCTGCGCGCCGTCCGGGACGCGGGACTGGGCGTGGTGCTGGTGACCAACACCACCTCCCGGTCCCGGGCGTCCATCGCCGCAGCGCTCGTGGACGCGGGGTTCCCGGTGGGGGCCGAGGACATCCTGACGGCACCCTCGGCCACCGCCGCCCATCTGGCCGGAGCCCGCGTCGCGCTGCTGAACAGCGGGGACATCGGCGAGGATCTGACGGGGATCACCCTCGTCGGGGACGGCGACGACGAGGTTCCGGACGTCGTGCTGCTCGGCGGCGCCGGACCGGAGTTCGGTTACGAGGCGCTCAACCGTGCCTTCGGCCGGCTCCAGCGGGGCGCGCGGCTGGTCGCCCTGCACCGGAACCTGTACTGGCGGACCGACGAGGGGCTCCAGCTGGACGCGGGGGCGTTCCTGGCGGGCCTGGAGGCCGCCGCGGGGGTCGAGGCGGAGGTCACCGGGAAGCCGTCGCGGGCCTTCTTCGAAGCAGCGCTGGGGCGTCTCGGGGCCGGCGCGGAGCAGGCATTGATGATCGGGGACGACGTCGAGCACGACGTCCTGGCGGCGCAGCGGCTCGGCATCACCGGGGTGCTGGTCCGCACGGGCAAGTTCCAGCAGCAGACCCTGGAGCGGGCGAGCGGCACACCGGACCACGTCCTGGACTCCTTCGCGGACCTCCCGGACCTGCTGGGGCTAGCGCAGTAG
- a CDS encoding sulfite exporter TauE/SafE family protein — protein MNTMTLWHISGWGFAALAFAALLVGFSKTAVSGANTVSLAIFAAVLPARASTGVLLPVLIAGDVLAVLTYRRHAHWPTLWRLFPAVAAGVVVGTLFLVWADDGVVRTSIGAILLLMAGVTLWRRRRAESADGADEPDAVTSRAGRMKARSYGVLGGFTTMVANAGGPVMSMYLLSAGFRKLGFLGTSAFFFLIVNVSKVPFSAGLGLIDGRSLLLDAALAVFVVPGALFGKWAVNRINQRLFEQLVIAATVVGGVQLLLR, from the coding sequence ATGAACACGATGACGCTCTGGCACATATCCGGCTGGGGGTTCGCGGCGCTCGCCTTCGCGGCCCTGCTCGTCGGCTTCTCCAAGACCGCGGTGAGCGGCGCCAACACGGTCAGCCTCGCGATCTTCGCGGCCGTCCTGCCCGCCCGCGCCTCCACCGGCGTGCTGCTGCCCGTCCTGATCGCCGGCGACGTGCTCGCCGTCCTCACCTACCGTCGGCACGCCCATTGGCCCACCCTGTGGCGGCTGTTCCCGGCCGTCGCGGCGGGGGTCGTGGTCGGCACGCTGTTCCTGGTGTGGGCCGACGACGGGGTCGTACGGACCTCGATCGGCGCGATCCTGCTGCTGATGGCCGGTGTCACGCTGTGGCGGAGGCGCCGGGCGGAGAGCGCGGACGGGGCGGACGAACCGGACGCGGTGACGAGCCGGGCGGGCCGGATGAAGGCGCGCTCGTACGGCGTGCTCGGCGGGTTCACGACGATGGTCGCCAACGCGGGCGGCCCGGTGATGTCGATGTATCTGCTCTCGGCCGGTTTCCGGAAGCTGGGTTTTCTGGGCACGTCGGCGTTCTTCTTCCTGATCGTGAACGTGTCCAAGGTGCCGTTCAGCGCGGGCCTCGGCCTGATCGACGGGCGCTCGCTGCTCCTGGACGCCGCGCTCGCGGTGTTCGTCGTGCCCGGTGCGTTGTTCGGCAAGTGGGCTGTGAACAGGATCAACCAGCGGCTCTTCGAACAACTCGTGATCGCGGCGACGGTCGTGGGCGGGGTGCAGCTGCTACTGCGCTAG
- a CDS encoding long-chain-fatty-acid--CoA ligase encodes MATLSVAAILAENAKRRPGKTALVEGELRLTFGEVWRRSLAQAGALAGLGVRPGDRVALMAPNTAEFPIAYYAIAAAGAVVVPVHLLLSAGEVEHVLRDSGAVLLLVHPNQAETGQAAAEALGVHVVTLGEEFDKLAADTEPLPSYVTRAADDPAVIFYTSGTTGVPKGAVLSHFNIVMNATVNAFDANDIRADDIALGALPLFHAFGQTVSLNSTWRAGATLVLLPRFDAARAIELMVAEGVNTFHGVPTMYVALAAAAPHAADLPELRVCISGGASLPVAVLERFEEAFGARIYEGYGLSETSPTATVNQPLFGTRAGTIGHPLWGVDVEIARAESEDRIELLPAGELGEVVIRGHNVFSGYLGRPEATAEALVDGWFRTGDLGTKDDEGFLRIVDRKKDVIIRGGYNVYPREVEEVLMRHPSIAQAAVIGLPDELHGEEVCAVVVPAPDTAPDAAALTEWSKEHLGRHKYPRRVEFTDALPLGPSMKVLKRELRAKYAEKGA; translated from the coding sequence ATGGCAACCCTGTCCGTCGCCGCCATCCTCGCCGAGAACGCCAAGCGCCGACCCGGCAAGACCGCCCTCGTGGAAGGCGAACTGCGGCTCACCTTCGGGGAGGTGTGGCGGCGCTCCCTCGCGCAGGCCGGCGCCCTCGCCGGCCTCGGTGTACGGCCCGGGGACCGGGTCGCCCTCATGGCTCCCAACACCGCCGAGTTCCCGATCGCCTACTACGCGATCGCCGCGGCCGGCGCGGTCGTCGTCCCCGTCCATCTGCTGCTGTCGGCCGGCGAGGTCGAGCACGTGCTGCGGGACAGCGGGGCGGTCCTGCTGCTCGTCCATCCGAACCAGGCGGAGACCGGGCAGGCCGCCGCCGAGGCTCTCGGGGTCCACGTGGTCACCCTGGGCGAGGAGTTCGACAAGCTCGCGGCGGACACCGAGCCGCTGCCCTCGTACGTCACCCGCGCCGCCGACGACCCGGCGGTGATCTTCTACACGAGCGGCACCACCGGCGTCCCCAAGGGCGCGGTGCTCAGCCACTTCAACATCGTGATGAACGCGACGGTCAACGCCTTCGACGCCAACGACATCCGTGCCGACGACATCGCCCTGGGCGCGCTGCCCCTCTTCCACGCCTTCGGCCAGACCGTCTCCCTCAACTCCACGTGGCGGGCGGGCGCCACGCTCGTCCTGCTGCCCCGCTTCGACGCGGCCCGCGCCATCGAGCTGATGGTCGCGGAAGGCGTGAACACCTTCCACGGGGTGCCGACCATGTACGTCGCCCTCGCGGCGGCGGCTCCCCACGCCGCCGACCTCCCCGAGCTGCGGGTCTGCATCTCCGGCGGGGCCTCGCTGCCCGTCGCCGTGCTGGAGCGGTTCGAGGAGGCGTTCGGCGCGCGGATCTACGAGGGGTACGGGCTGTCGGAGACCTCGCCGACGGCCACCGTCAACCAGCCGCTGTTCGGCACCAGGGCCGGCACCATCGGCCACCCGCTGTGGGGCGTCGACGTGGAGATCGCGCGGGCCGAGTCGGAGGACCGCATCGAGCTGCTGCCGGCCGGCGAACTGGGCGAGGTCGTCATCCGCGGCCACAACGTCTTCTCCGGCTACCTCGGCCGGCCCGAGGCCACCGCCGAGGCCCTGGTCGACGGCTGGTTCCGCACCGGCGACCTCGGCACCAAGGACGACGAGGGCTTCCTGAGGATCGTCGACCGCAAGAAGGACGTCATCATCCGCGGCGGCTACAACGTCTACCCGAGGGAGGTCGAGGAGGTCCTGATGCGCCACCCCTCGATCGCCCAGGCCGCCGTCATCGGCCTGCCCGACGAGCTGCACGGCGAGGAGGTGTGCGCCGTCGTCGTACCGGCGCCGGACACCGCCCCCGACGCCGCCGCGCTCACCGAGTGGTCCAAGGAACACCTGGGCCGGCACAAGTACCCGCGGCGCGTGGAGTTCACGGACGCACTGCCGCTGGGGCCGAGCATGAAGGTGCTGAAGCGGGAACTTCGGGCGAAGTACGCGGAAAAGGGAGCGTAG
- a CDS encoding thiolase family protein, with amino-acid sequence MRPVHFAAARRTPIGKLRGALSGIRPDDLAAAVIRDLVADVPALDPARIDDVYWGAANQAGEDNRNVARMAALLAGLPESVPGATVNRLCASGLEAVTAAARTVAAGEADIVIAGGSESMSRAPFVLPRPDEALPQRIETYDTRLGWRLVNPAMKDLHGLLSMGETAEKVAERYGISRERQDAFALRSHQLAAAARKNGDFEDELLPVRRPDGIVVEQDECVREDTSLEKLARLRPVFRQGGTVTAGNASPMNDGAAGLLLVSEEALNELGLESLGRYVAGASAGVHPDVMGIGPVPATRKALARAGWDIADLQEAEFNEAFAAQALACVDQLGIDPDLVNPTGGAIALGHPLGCSGARILTTLLHRMRRTGAERGLATMCVGVGQGSAVLVERH; translated from the coding sequence GTGCGTCCCGTCCACTTCGCGGCCGCCCGCCGCACCCCCATCGGCAAGCTGCGCGGAGCCCTGTCCGGCATCCGGCCCGATGATCTGGCCGCCGCGGTGATCCGCGACCTCGTGGCCGACGTGCCCGCGCTCGACCCGGCCCGGATCGACGACGTCTACTGGGGCGCGGCCAACCAGGCCGGTGAGGACAACCGCAACGTCGCCCGCATGGCCGCCCTCCTGGCCGGCCTGCCCGAGTCCGTGCCCGGCGCCACCGTCAACCGGCTGTGCGCCTCCGGCCTGGAAGCGGTCACCGCCGCCGCCCGCACCGTCGCCGCCGGCGAGGCCGACATCGTGATCGCGGGCGGCTCCGAGTCCATGAGCCGCGCCCCCTTCGTGCTGCCCCGCCCCGACGAGGCCCTGCCGCAGCGCATCGAGACGTACGACACCCGCCTCGGCTGGCGGCTGGTCAACCCGGCGATGAAGGACCTGCACGGCCTGCTGTCCATGGGCGAGACCGCCGAGAAGGTCGCCGAGCGGTACGGCATTTCCCGTGAGCGGCAGGACGCGTTCGCGCTGCGCAGCCACCAACTCGCCGCCGCCGCACGGAAGAACGGCGACTTCGAGGACGAACTCCTGCCCGTGCGGCGGCCGGACGGCATCGTGGTCGAGCAGGACGAGTGCGTCCGCGAGGACACCTCGCTGGAGAAGCTCGCCCGCCTGAGGCCGGTCTTCCGCCAGGGCGGCACGGTCACGGCGGGCAACGCCTCGCCGATGAACGACGGCGCGGCCGGGCTGCTGCTGGTCAGCGAGGAGGCCTTGAACGAGCTGGGCCTGGAGTCCCTCGGCCGCTATGTCGCGGGTGCCTCCGCAGGGGTCCACCCCGACGTCATGGGCATCGGCCCCGTCCCCGCCACGCGCAAGGCGCTCGCCCGCGCCGGCTGGGACATCGCCGACCTGCAGGAGGCCGAGTTCAACGAGGCGTTCGCCGCCCAGGCCCTCGCCTGCGTCGACCAGCTCGGCATCGACCCCGACCTGGTCAACCCGACCGGCGGCGCCATCGCCCTCGGCCACCCCCTCGGCTGCTCGGGCGCCCGCATCCTGACGACCCTGCTGCACCGGATGCGGCGCACGGGCGCGGAGCGCGGGCTGGCGACCATGTGCGTGGGAGTCGGGCAGGGGAGCGCGGTGCTGGTCGAGAGGCACTAG
- a CDS encoding alpha/beta hydrolase, whose protein sequence is MPHVREHTLDGVHGSVAVREWPHPAPRYLALVVHGYGEHAGRYDGLAARLTGHGAAVYAPDHVGHGRSAGERVVIEDFEDVVTDAHAVADLARSAHPGLPLVLAGHSMGGLIAARYAQRYGAELSALILSGPVIGAWELPGRLLALPEIPDVPVSPAALSRDPAVGAAYAADPLVWHGPMKRPTLEAFARTLAAVAEGGDVGALPLLWLHGDDDQLVPLPSSRIGAERLSGGRLTERIFPGARHEVFHETDKEEAFAEVLRFLDRTLPR, encoded by the coding sequence ATGCCCCACGTCCGCGAGCACACCCTCGACGGCGTCCACGGCTCCGTCGCCGTACGCGAGTGGCCGCACCCGGCGCCCCGGTACCTGGCCCTGGTGGTGCACGGGTACGGCGAGCACGCGGGCCGGTACGACGGACTCGCGGCCCGGCTCACCGGGCACGGGGCGGCCGTCTACGCGCCCGATCACGTCGGTCACGGCAGGTCGGCCGGGGAGCGGGTGGTGATCGAGGACTTCGAGGACGTGGTCACCGATGCGCACGCCGTGGCGGACCTCGCCCGGTCCGCCCACCCCGGGCTGCCGCTGGTCCTGGCCGGCCACTCCATGGGCGGGCTGATCGCGGCCCGTTACGCCCAGCGGTACGGCGCCGAGCTGAGCGCACTGATCCTGTCCGGGCCGGTGATCGGCGCCTGGGAGCTGCCGGGGCGGCTGCTGGCCCTGCCGGAGATCCCGGACGTCCCGGTCAGCCCGGCCGCGCTCTCCCGGGACCCGGCCGTGGGCGCCGCCTATGCCGCCGATCCGCTGGTGTGGCACGGGCCGATGAAGCGCCCGACGCTGGAGGCGTTCGCCCGCACCCTGGCGGCCGTCGCCGAGGGCGGTGACGTCGGCGCGCTGCCGCTGCTGTGGCTGCACGGGGACGACGACCAACTGGTGCCGCTGCCCAGCAGCCGCATCGGTGCGGAGCGGCTGAGCGGCGGCCGGCTGACCGAGCGGATCTTCCCCGGGGCGCGGCACGAGGTGTTCCACGAGACGGACAAGGAGGAGGCGTTCGCGGAGGTGCTCCGCTTCCTGGACCGTACGCTGCCCCGTTGA
- a CDS encoding SAM-dependent methyltransferase yields the protein MTGTEPAVSRIDTTRPHPARVYDWFLGGKDNYPVDEELGRRIMAIDEGAVRAARANRAFMQRATRALAEDGVRQFLDIGTGIPTEPNLHQIAQSVAPDARVVYVDNDPIVLAHAGALLRGTPEGVTEYVQADARDPRAILEQAAGVLDFGRPVALSLIALLHFVADEDGAHELVSTLVDALAPGSRLVLSTMTADFEPENVEKGIAAYAAGGVTLVARSRAEVAAFFAGLDLLEPGVVPVDAWRPAQAPDGPGPVSLYGAVGRKP from the coding sequence GTGACGGGGACCGAGCCGGCCGTATCCCGCATCGACACCACCCGGCCGCATCCGGCCCGGGTCTACGACTGGTTCCTCGGCGGCAAGGACAACTATCCCGTCGACGAGGAACTGGGCCGCCGGATCATGGCGATCGACGAGGGCGCCGTGCGAGCGGCCCGCGCCAACCGCGCGTTCATGCAGCGGGCCACGCGCGCACTCGCCGAGGACGGCGTCCGCCAGTTCCTGGACATCGGCACCGGCATACCGACCGAGCCCAACCTGCACCAGATCGCCCAGTCGGTGGCCCCGGACGCCCGGGTGGTCTACGTCGACAACGACCCGATCGTGCTGGCCCACGCAGGCGCGCTGCTGCGCGGCACCCCGGAGGGGGTCACGGAGTACGTCCAGGCCGACGCCCGCGATCCGCGCGCCATCCTCGAACAGGCCGCCGGTGTCCTGGACTTCGGCCGGCCGGTGGCCCTGTCCCTGATCGCGCTGCTGCACTTCGTCGCCGACGAGGACGGTGCCCACGAACTCGTGTCGACCCTGGTGGACGCGCTGGCGCCGGGCAGCCGTCTGGTCCTGTCGACGATGACGGCCGACTTCGAGCCGGAGAACGTCGAGAAGGGCATCGCCGCCTACGCGGCGGGCGGGGTGACCCTGGTGGCCCGCTCCCGCGCCGAGGTGGCCGCCTTCTTCGCGGGACTCGACCTGCTGGAGCCGGGCGTCGTACCGGTCGACGCGTGGCGCCCCGCACAGGCACCGGACGGCCCGGGGCCCGTCTCGCTGTACGGGGCGGTCGGCCGCAAGCCCTGA
- a CDS encoding Cof-type HAD-IIB family hydrolase, whose amino-acid sequence MPATPTPLLDTPDLPAGPADIRLIVTDMDGTLLDDAKRLPEGLWPLLAELRRRGVLFSPASGRQYATLARQFAEVAEGMVFIAENGTYVVRDGVELSSDTLDASVAPRIARTVRRLVADGADVGAVVCGKRAAYVERSDEAFLAEVRKYYVEHRVVADLTAVDDAAIKIALFDFGPAEHSTAPALAEFAGTHQVVVSGEHWVDVMNRTADKGTALRGLQRALGITPAQTMVFGDYLNDLEMLDAADWSFAMAGAHPEVVRRARYLAPSNNDNGVLRTIAHVLGL is encoded by the coding sequence ATGCCCGCCACGCCCACGCCCCTCCTCGACACCCCGGACCTGCCGGCGGGCCCCGCCGACATCCGGCTGATCGTCACCGACATGGACGGCACCCTGCTGGACGACGCCAAGCGGCTCCCCGAGGGCCTGTGGCCGCTGCTCGCCGAACTGCGTCGCCGCGGTGTGCTGTTCAGCCCCGCCAGCGGCCGCCAGTACGCCACGCTGGCCCGGCAGTTCGCCGAGGTCGCCGAGGGCATGGTGTTCATCGCGGAGAACGGCACCTACGTGGTCCGCGACGGCGTGGAGCTCAGCTCCGACACCCTCGACGCGTCCGTGGCCCCCCGGATCGCGCGGACGGTGCGGCGGCTGGTCGCGGACGGCGCGGACGTGGGCGCGGTGGTGTGCGGCAAGCGGGCGGCGTACGTCGAGCGGTCGGACGAGGCGTTCCTCGCGGAGGTGCGCAAGTACTACGTCGAGCACCGGGTCGTGGCCGACCTCACCGCCGTCGACGACGCTGCGATCAAGATCGCGCTGTTCGACTTCGGTCCCGCCGAGCACTCCACGGCCCCCGCGCTCGCCGAGTTCGCCGGCACCCACCAGGTCGTCGTCTCCGGCGAGCACTGGGTCGACGTCATGAACCGCACGGCCGACAAGGGCACCGCCCTGCGCGGCCTCCAGCGGGCGCTCGGCATCACGCCCGCGCAGACCATGGTCTTCGGCGACTACCTCAACGACCTGGAGATGCTCGACGCGGCCGACTGGTCCTTCGCCATGGCCGGCGCCCACCCGGAGGTCGTCCGCCGGGCGCGCTACCTGGCCCCGTCCAACAACGACAACGGCGTCCTGCGCACCATCGCGCACGTGCTCGGCCTGTGA